The segment AGCAGCGGCCGGTAGAACAGCCGCTCGTGCAGCCGCCGGACCTCCACCGCCTGCCGCTTCCACTCGCGCTGGAGCGCCGCGACCGGGTCGTCCCTGGTCTCCCCGCCGATCAGCGGGGCCATGGTGCGGGCGAGCCGGCGCAGGTCGGCGGGGTCGGTGGGCATCAGGTGGGTGCGGCGCAGCCGCTGGAGCTGGATCCGGTGCTCCAGGGTGCGCAGGAAGCGGTAGGCGGTGTCCAGCGCGGCGGCGTCGGCCCGTCCGACGTAGCCGCCGGCGCTGAGCGCGGCCAGCGCCTCCAGGGTGTTGCCGCTGCGCAGTGCCTCGTCGGTGCGGCCGTGCACGAGCTGGAGCAGTTGGACGGCGAACTCGACGTCGCGCAGGCCGCCGGGGCCGAGCTTCAGCTGCCGGTCGAGTTCGCCGGCCGGGATCGCGTCGACCACCCGGCGGCGCATCTGCTGGACGTCGGCGACGAAGTTCTCCCGGGCGGCGGCCTGCCAGACCAGCGGGGCGACGGCCTCGGCGTAGGCGCGGCCGAGGTCGGGGTCGCCGGCGATCGGGCGGGCCTTGAGCAGGGCCTGGAACTCCCAGGTCTTGGCCCAGCGCTGGTAGTAGGCGAGGTGGCTGGCGAGGGTGCGCACCAGCGGGCCGTTGCGGCCCTCGGGGCGGAGGTTGGCGTCGACCGGCCAGATGGTGCCCTCGCCGGTGGTGTCGGAGCACAGCCGCATGGCGTGCGCGGCGAGCCGGGTGGCGGCCTGGACGGCCCGCTGCTCGTCGGCGCCCTCCCGGGCCTCGGCGACGAAGATCACGTCGACGTCGGAGACGTAGTTGAGCTCCCGGCCGCCGCACTTGCCCATCCCGATCACGGCGAGCCGGCAGGCCGCGGCGGCGTCCGGGTCCTGTTCGGCGGCGATGTCGAGGGCGGTCTGCAGGGTGGCGCCGGCCAGGTCGGCGAGTTCGGCGGCGGTCTGCGGCAGGTCGGTGGTGCCGGACAGGTCGCGGGCGGCGATGGCGAGCAGGCAGCGCCGGTAGGCGGCGCGCAGCGCGTCGGCCCGGTCGGCGGCCTCCTCGGACCACACCCGGCGGGTGAGCTCGCCGAGGAACTCGCCGCGTCCGGGGTGGATGTCGCGCAGTTCGAAGGAGACCAGGGCGTGCCAGTCGCGGGGGTGCCGGGCCAGGTGGTCGGCGAGCGCGGTGGAGGCGCCGAGGACGCCGAGCAGCCGGTCGCGCAGCGGCTTGGAGGTGGTCAGGGTGTCGCGCAGGGTGTGCCGCTCGTGCGGGTCGAGCGCCTCCAGCAGCCGGGCCAGGCCGAGCAGCGCCTGGTCGGGGTCAGCGGCGGCGCCGATCGCGTCCAGCAGCACCGGGTCGGCGGCGAGGCCGTGCAGCGCCGGTTCGTCGAGCAGCCGCACCGCCTGGTCGGGGTCGGAGAACCCGCGCCGCACCAGTCGGGTCTCCAGCCGGCTGATCCGGCTCCCGGACCGTTCCTCCACCGTGTTCCCGCCTCCCGTGACCGTCCTGTCCGAAGGGTACGTTCCCGCTTCCCCCGCGCGCCCGCCGTGACGCACCGTCCACCGCTTCCCCGCCCACCGCTTTCCCGTCCACCGCTTCCCCCCGTCCACCGCTTCCCCGCCCGGCCGTGACACCGCCCGGGGGCGGCTCGTTGGCCACGGGGTGACCCCCCTGCGGATACCCGCCCGCCTCCCCTCGCTGACCGGCCTGCGCTTCCCGGCCGCGCTGCTGGTGGTCTGCTACCACCTGTCCCGCCAGGTCGGCGCCCTGCCGGTGCTCAGTCCGCTGGCCTGGTACGGGCGTTCGGGGGTGACGTTCTTCTTCGTGCTGTCGGGCTTCGTGCTGGCCTGGACGTACGCCGACTCCCCCGTCCCGGCCGGCCGGTTCTACCGGCGGCGGCTGGCCCGGATCTGGCCGCTGCACGCGCTGACCACCGGCGCCTCGCTGGCGGTGTTCGCGGCGCTGGGCGCGGCGGTGCCGGTGGCGGCGGCGCTGTGGTCGCTGCCGCTGCTGCACCCGTGGGGGCGGGCGACGGTGATGGGCGGCAACCCGGCGGGCTGGTCGCTGGGCGACGAGGGCTGGTTCTACCTGCTGTTCCCGCTGCTGCTGCGGCTGCGTCCCGGCCGGCGGGCGGCGGCGCTGTGCTGCGCGGCGGGGCCGCTGCTGTGGCTGGCGGGTTCGGCGGTGGCCGATCCGGGGCTGCGGAGCTGGCTGCTGGACTACCTGCCGCTGAGCCGGACCCCGCAGTTCCTGCTGGGCGTGGCGCTGGG is part of the Kitasatospora setae KM-6054 genome and harbors:
- a CDS encoding acyltransferase family protein, with amino-acid sequence MTPLRIPARLPSLTGLRFPAALLVVCYHLSRQVGALPVLSPLAWYGRSGVTFFFVLSGFVLAWTYADSPVPAGRFYRRRLARIWPLHALTTGASLAVFAALGAAVPVAAALWSLPLLHPWGRATVMGGNPAGWSLGDEGWFYLLFPLLLRLRPGRRAAALCCAAGPLLWLAGSAVADPGLRSWLLDYLPLSRTPQFLLGVALGLAVRRGRLPRLRPLPAALAVAAFHLALVPWHLAVPDRLWYGPYSASQLLSAPLFGALVAALAQADLRGPGPLGRRGWTVLGDWSFAWYLVHEITFRPWLHRYGHPAPGLPTAAVWLLLAGGSLALAGALHRWVERPLERLLRGRRSASPGATGPHHPLPAGVVRPGSRAQRSEESSSLM